A genomic region of Psychrobacter sp. M13 contains the following coding sequences:
- the aroQ gene encoding type II 3-dehydroquinate dehydratase yields MSTSSAHSVENSADTKPKPNTKDKTTATLNRKLLLVNGVNLNLLGKREPEIYGFTTLADIEDTLVTLAAEHGIELICIQSNYEGKLIDDIQHYGLLADEDTQIDAVIINPAAFTHTSVALRDALLATQKPFIEVHLSNVHARESFRQHSYLSDVAVGVITGLGSLGYQMALEYWLTTLYKIEL; encoded by the coding sequence ATGAGTACCTCCTCAGCACATTCAGTCGAAAATAGCGCTGATACCAAACCCAAACCCAATACCAAGGATAAAACTACGGCTACACTCAATCGTAAGCTGCTATTAGTTAATGGGGTTAATCTAAATTTACTCGGCAAGCGTGAGCCTGAGATATATGGCTTCACTACTTTGGCGGACATTGAGGACACTTTAGTAACCCTTGCGGCTGAACATGGTATTGAGCTCATTTGTATCCAGTCCAATTATGAGGGTAAACTCATTGATGATATTCAGCATTATGGTCTACTCGCTGATGAGGATACACAAATTGACGCTGTCATTATTAATCCTGCCGCTTTTACGCATACCTCAGTGGCGCTACGTGATGCTTTGCTTGCCACCCAAAAGCCCTTTATCGAAGTGCATTTATCCAACGTTCATGCTCGTGAGAGTTTCCGCCAGCACTCTTATCTTAGCGATGTAGCCGTTGGTGTGATTACGGGTCTTGGCTCATTGGGCTATCAGATGGCACTAGAGTATTGGCTAACCACTCTTTATAAAATAGAGCTATAA
- a CDS encoding cold-shock protein, translating into MSDREQGIVKWFNDSKGFGFIQRDSGEDIFVHFRAIQGDGYRSLKDGEKVEFTVVEGEKGLQAEEVRKLEE; encoded by the coding sequence ATGTCAGATCGTGAACAAGGTATCGTTAAGTGGTTCAATGATTCAAAAGGCTTTGGCTTTATTCAACGCGATAGTGGTGAAGATATTTTTGTACATTTTCGTGCCATTCAAGGTGACGGTTACCGCTCTTTAAAAGATGGTGAAAAAGTAGAATTTACCGTGGTTGAAGGTGAAAAAGGCTTACAAGCTGAAGAAGTTAGAAAACTTGAAGAGTAA
- a CDS encoding DEAD/DEAH box helicase, with product MSNFSTFDDLPLSSATLKAVNDLGFTELTPIQAKILPYTLAHQDAIGQAQTGTGKTATFLITIMEALLKRPFASDEERYLAEPRAVIMAPTRELAQQIFDDCVELTKYTDLHSVCIMGGTNYETQQHELERNYVDVLIATPGRLIDLMNKGMVYLDRVEVLVLDEADRMLDMGFIPDIKRLVGRMPPNTDRQSLLFSATFNQDVMNLAYRWLHEPQFVEIEPEHKTSELVDQHFYLLTENQKLAALQRIISDSNVEKVIVFANRKDQVKRLYHKLRQGNRVVMLSGDVIQQKREKYLQRFKDGHASILVATDVAGRGIHVDDISHVVNYTLPDQPDDYVHRIGRTGRAGQTGISISFVSEDDAFNIPALEKHLDTKFSLEQWQE from the coding sequence TTGAGTAATTTTAGTACATTTGATGATTTACCACTGTCATCAGCGACTCTCAAGGCGGTCAATGACTTAGGTTTTACTGAGCTGACGCCTATTCAAGCAAAAATATTACCTTATACCTTAGCCCATCAAGACGCTATTGGTCAGGCGCAAACAGGCACTGGTAAGACGGCGACTTTTTTGATTACTATTATGGAGGCGCTGCTTAAGCGCCCTTTTGCTAGTGATGAAGAACGCTATCTAGCGGAGCCACGAGCCGTCATTATGGCGCCGACGCGTGAGCTTGCTCAGCAGATATTTGACGATTGTGTCGAGCTGACCAAATACACAGATTTGCATAGCGTTTGCATCATGGGCGGCACTAATTATGAGACTCAGCAGCATGAGCTTGAGCGCAACTATGTCGACGTACTGATCGCAACGCCTGGTCGTCTGATTGATCTGATGAATAAAGGTATGGTCTATTTAGATCGAGTAGAGGTGCTGGTACTAGATGAAGCCGATCGTATGCTAGACATGGGATTTATCCCTGATATCAAGCGTCTGGTTGGTCGGATGCCACCCAATACCGATCGCCAAAGTCTTTTATTCTCCGCAACTTTCAATCAAGATGTGATGAATTTGGCTTATCGTTGGTTACATGAGCCGCAGTTCGTTGAAATTGAGCCTGAGCACAAAACGAGTGAGCTGGTCGATCAGCACTTTTACTTGCTGACAGAAAACCAGAAGCTTGCCGCGCTGCAACGCATTATTAGCGATAGTAATGTCGAAAAAGTCATTGTCTTTGCCAATCGCAAAGATCAGGTCAAGCGTCTTTATCATAAGCTGCGCCAAGGCAATAGAGTGGTGATGTTATCAGGTGATGTTATTCAACAAAAACGTGAGAAGTATCTACAACGTTTCAAAGATGGTCATGCGTCGATATTAGTGGCAACTGATGTCGCAGGGCGTGGTATACATGTCGATGATATCAGTCATGTGGTTAATTATACGCTACCTGATCAGCCTGATGATTACGTACACCGTATAGGTCGTACGGGTCGCGCAGGCCAAACAGGTATTAGTATTAGCTTTGTCAGTGAAGATGATGCCTTTAATATACCAGCACTTGAAAAGCACTTAGATACTAAGTTTAGTCTTGAGCAGTGGCAAGAGTAA
- a CDS encoding sulfite exporter TauE/SafE family protein gives MTTALLVAALLMGFFGSPHCLGMCGGLVAAFSLSMKDVSPAKRRALIATYHFGRLSSYAVLGLAAGFIGTTVLEPLMKGNSTPRILLGLVLVFVGFTMLGAPFLTKLERVGMRFWQLLSPIRQKVFPLNTYPRALAAGLLWGYLPCGLVYGALLIAVVAHDPLSGAALMFVFGLGTVPMLVATHETVNWLRDKIGRLRLRQINGAIMVLSGLAVVVVPMVMANMHSGHDMSAMPSHGSGDHMQMTDTQMMDMSHNNRDRDNMDHNAHEGMNHSNMSN, from the coding sequence ATGACCACAGCATTATTGGTTGCCGCATTATTGATGGGATTTTTTGGCTCACCGCATTGCTTAGGTATGTGTGGTGGGCTGGTCGCGGCTTTTAGCCTTTCTATGAAAGATGTTAGCCCTGCCAAGCGTCGTGCGCTGATTGCTACTTACCACTTTGGTCGCCTATCCAGCTACGCTGTATTAGGTTTAGCGGCTGGCTTTATTGGTACTACCGTACTAGAGCCATTAATGAAGGGCAACAGTACACCGCGCATTCTATTAGGCTTAGTATTAGTATTTGTCGGTTTCACTATGCTGGGCGCGCCGTTTTTGACGAAGCTTGAACGAGTCGGTATGCGCTTTTGGCAGTTGCTTAGCCCAATCCGTCAAAAAGTCTTCCCTCTAAACACTTATCCGCGGGCGTTAGCGGCTGGTTTATTATGGGGATACTTACCTTGCGGCTTAGTCTATGGTGCCTTGCTTATTGCAGTCGTAGCTCATGATCCACTAAGTGGTGCGGCGCTCATGTTTGTCTTTGGCTTAGGGACTGTACCAATGTTAGTTGCCACCCATGAAACGGTGAACTGGCTACGTGATAAGATCGGGCGTTTGCGTCTACGACAAATAAATGGCGCTATCATGGTGTTATCAGGTTTAGCCGTTGTGGTAGTGCCTATGGTAATGGCAAACATGCATAGTGGACATGATATGTCTGCTATGCCTAGTCATGGTTCGGGCGATCATATGCAAATGACTGATACACAAATGATGGATATGAGTCATAACAATAGGGATCGTGACAATATGGACCATAATGCTCATGAAGGCATGAACCATAGCAATATGAGTAACTGA
- the ccoS gene encoding cbb3-type cytochrome oxidase assembly protein CcoS gives MLSIFLLIPLSLMLFVVAIWAVRYAVKSNQFEDLDNASQRIILDDRQERRQTMQEHTPAASTVDNTDIEVETIENHDPINEPQQDNKIVTEKVINKKL, from the coding sequence ATGCTCAGTATATTCTTATTAATACCTTTGAGCCTGATGCTGTTCGTGGTGGCTATCTGGGCGGTCCGCTATGCCGTCAAATCCAATCAATTTGAGGATTTAGACAATGCCTCGCAGCGTATTATCTTAGATGATCGTCAAGAGCGTCGGCAAACCATGCAAGAACATACCCCTGCCGCCAGCACTGTAGATAATACTGACATCGAAGTTGAAACTATCGAAAATCATGACCCTATTAATGAGCCACAGCAAGATAATAAAATCGTCACTGAAAAAGTCATTAATAAAAAACTTTAA
- a CDS encoding YdcF family protein, giving the protein MVTKRSWSTRLWRYYLRSAERTIKVLRIINITFVLGSTLIIILLISLFTPLFSRSVVYLLQHLPLPAMTGAATSSPPTAYVVLGGGLTNDADNEIILNAYSLNRVRTLATAYHDLPLPIVLSGAEAPWLGQWLNEHGIDGLISENASMNTCENARFTAKRIPLHHIYLVTDSYHMARARRQFALSNINSTPIDAPLPVPRDWTQPAQNLSHSRRAVYEVAAYLRDVLRPQPDCRSADEVSTEQLLTPRGRVNKAPE; this is encoded by the coding sequence ATGGTCACTAAGCGATCTTGGTCGACGCGATTGTGGCGCTATTATTTGCGCTCAGCTGAGCGTACTATAAAGGTATTACGGATTATTAATATTACCTTTGTACTTGGCTCTACGCTTATTATTATCCTGCTTATTAGCTTGTTTACGCCTTTATTCTCAAGGTCTGTGGTCTATCTATTGCAGCATTTGCCACTACCCGCCATGACGGGTGCTGCTACGAGCTCGCCGCCTACAGCCTATGTGGTGCTTGGTGGCGGCTTGACTAACGATGCGGATAACGAGATTATCCTCAATGCGTATAGTCTTAATCGCGTACGCACCTTAGCTACCGCCTACCATGACTTGCCTTTACCTATTGTACTAAGCGGTGCTGAAGCGCCTTGGCTTGGACAGTGGCTCAACGAGCATGGTATCGATGGTCTAATCAGTGAAAATGCCAGTATGAATACTTGTGAGAACGCCCGTTTTACGGCTAAGCGCATTCCCCTACATCATATTTATCTGGTCACTGACAGTTATCATATGGCGCGTGCTAGACGTCAGTTTGCCTTGAGTAATATTAATAGCACCCCTATCGACGCACCCCTTCCTGTTCCTCGCGATTGGACGCAGCCTGCACAAAACTTAAGCCACTCTAGACGTGCTGTCTATGAAGTCGCCGCCTACTTGCGTGATGTACTACGTCCACAACCTGACTGTCGTAGCGCTGATGAAGTCAGTACTGAGCAACTACTCACCCCTAGAGGTCGTGTCAATAAAGCGCCTGAATAG
- the murB gene encoding UDP-N-acetylmuramate dehydrogenase, with amino-acid sequence MITALRATASAQNSHAQYDLSHINTMALACVADTAVILNSEAQLDEFMACYKGESLSDNSEPPLFVLSGGSNVLLPDQLQATVLRPLISGITVIDETSESIDIEVMAGENWHDLVVYTVNNGWYGLENLALIPGLTGAAPVQNIGAYGVQLEDCLLSVRAYHMPTHSWHNLSRIDCQFGYRDSLFKRAPNTWLITRVNFRLHKDASRVSAGYGDVQSVAQDYALLQGRSQAQPIDVMQAIIDIRKLKLPDPSVLPNCGSFFQNPIIGHDEFTALQASYPNIVGYPLADGTVKVAAGWLIEQAGLKGGGIAPIMTHQQQALVLTNHSPYKATQAEVAQAQAYIADCVYQKFAISLAREPVWVNIDGSIGSGENGH; translated from the coding sequence ATGATTACCGCCTTGCGCGCCACCGCTAGTGCCCAAAATAGCCATGCTCAATACGATCTCTCTCATATCAATACTATGGCGTTAGCTTGTGTTGCTGATACTGCGGTAATTTTGAATTCTGAAGCTCAGCTTGATGAGTTTATGGCTTGCTACAAAGGTGAGAGCTTGTCGGATAATTCTGAGCCACCGTTATTTGTGCTCTCAGGTGGTAGCAATGTATTGTTGCCAGATCAGCTACAGGCTACTGTCCTAAGGCCTTTAATAAGCGGGATTACGGTCATTGATGAGACTTCAGAGTCTATCGATATCGAGGTGATGGCGGGTGAGAATTGGCATGATTTAGTGGTTTATACGGTCAATAATGGCTGGTATGGGCTGGAAAACTTAGCTTTGATACCGGGATTGACAGGCGCAGCTCCTGTACAAAATATCGGCGCTTATGGGGTGCAGTTAGAGGACTGCCTACTGTCGGTGCGCGCTTATCATATGCCGACGCATAGTTGGCATAACTTATCTAGGATAGACTGTCAGTTTGGCTATCGTGATAGTCTCTTTAAGCGCGCGCCGAATACTTGGCTTATTACTCGGGTGAATTTTCGCTTGCATAAAGATGCCTCAAGAGTATCGGCAGGCTATGGTGATGTGCAAAGCGTAGCGCAAGATTATGCTTTGCTACAAGGACGCAGCCAAGCTCAGCCAATCGATGTGATGCAAGCTATCATTGATATCCGTAAGCTTAAGCTTCCTGATCCTAGTGTTCTGCCGAACTGTGGTAGTTTTTTTCAAAACCCTATTATCGGTCATGATGAGTTCACCGCACTACAAGCCAGCTATCCTAATATCGTCGGCTATCCATTAGCTGATGGCACAGTTAAAGTCGCCGCAGGCTGGCTGATTGAACAAGCAGGATTAAAGGGTGGCGGTATTGCCCCTATTATGACCCATCAACAACAGGCGTTAGTCCTGACCAATCACAGCCCTTACAAAGCGACGCAAGCTGAGGTCGCGCAAGCGCAAGCTTATATTGCTGATTGCGTCTATCAAAAGTTTGCGATATCTTTAGCGCGTGAGCCTGTATGGGTCAATATAGATGGTTCAATTGGATCGGGCGAAAATGGTCACTAA
- a CDS encoding low molecular weight protein-tyrosine-phosphatase has protein sequence MLIKDSTPTSILLVCLGNICRSPTAEEVFRQQIAVAGLNIKIDSAGTGDWHIGHAPDVRAQRHAKANGYNISKLVARQVTADDFYNFDLILAMDAQNLADLQTIKDNIAAPTKPLARLALFSEEDPTYGGDDVPDPYQGDADAFDEVIERVESSAQAWIESWKMS, from the coding sequence ATGCTGATAAAAGATTCCACCCCCACCTCTATACTATTAGTCTGTCTAGGCAATATCTGTCGCTCCCCTACCGCCGAAGAAGTCTTTCGCCAGCAGATAGCTGTCGCGGGTCTCAATATAAAAATTGACTCAGCGGGTACGGGTGATTGGCATATAGGTCATGCACCCGACGTGCGTGCGCAGCGGCATGCCAAAGCTAATGGCTACAACATTAGTAAGCTGGTCGCCCGTCAAGTCACGGCTGATGATTTTTATAACTTTGATTTGATTTTGGCAATGGACGCGCAAAACTTAGCGGACTTGCAAACTATAAAAGACAATATTGCAGCTCCTACAAAACCCTTGGCGCGCTTGGCGTTATTTAGTGAAGAAGATCCTACTTATGGCGGCGATGATGTGCCCGATCCGTATCAAGGCGATGCAGATGCTTTTGATGAGGTGATTGAGCGTGTTGAGTCAAGCGCACAAGCTTGGATTGAGAGCTGGAAAATGTCTTAA
- a CDS encoding RNA-binding S4 domain-containing protein gives MKKHNKNHNQPSHSEPDAMRMRVDKWLWAARFYRTRNLAKEAIESGRVHYAGSRVKTSKEIAVGDELQIRQGSATAMTEKTVIVEALTAQRGNATAAQVLYSETEESENRRAYYSEQRKLANLARPDNKPNKKERRDLQRFRQGQD, from the coding sequence ATGAAGAAGCATAATAAAAATCATAATCAGCCCAGCCATAGTGAGCCCGATGCTATGCGTATGCGCGTTGATAAATGGCTATGGGCAGCGCGTTTTTATCGGACGCGTAACCTTGCCAAAGAGGCCATTGAAAGCGGACGAGTGCATTATGCAGGAAGCCGAGTCAAGACTAGTAAAGAGATTGCGGTTGGCGATGAGCTGCAAATTCGCCAAGGCTCAGCTACCGCTATGACCGAAAAGACTGTCATTGTTGAGGCATTAACGGCGCAGCGCGGTAATGCAACAGCGGCTCAGGTGCTTTATTCTGAGACTGAGGAGAGTGAAAACCGCCGTGCTTACTATTCTGAACAACGTAAATTAGCTAATTTGGCTCGTCCTGATAATAAGCCTAACAAAAAAGAGCGTCGCGATCTGCAACGTTTTAGACAGGGTCAAGACTAA
- a CDS encoding excalibur calcium-binding domain-containing protein: MRNFFIVLILIVLALVGFRIYQSYSSTAVSTTDERVASRANVILTSDNSVYSDGFTDSDNIAPTYVDLGSNKPPTYTAQDMISFSCDGRQHCAQMTSCAEATYFNNYCPDTKMDGNYDGVPCEQQWC, from the coding sequence ATGAGAAATTTTTTTATTGTCTTAATCTTGATAGTATTAGCACTGGTGGGGTTTAGAATTTACCAATCTTATTCGTCAACTGCTGTGTCGACGACTGACGAGCGCGTGGCTAGTCGCGCTAATGTGATACTAACATCAGACAATTCTGTCTATAGCGATGGCTTTACAGACAGTGACAACATAGCACCGACCTATGTGGATTTGGGTTCAAATAAACCTCCAACCTATACAGCACAAGACATGATCAGCTTTAGCTGTGATGGCAGGCAGCATTGTGCGCAAATGACATCCTGTGCTGAGGCGACTTATTTTAATAATTATTGTCCTGATACTAAAATGGATGGCAATTATGATGGCGTCCCTTGCGAGCAGCAGTGGTGTTAG
- the ilvA gene encoding threonine ammonia-lyase, biosynthetic — protein MLSRWVRAILQATVYDVAIQTPLEPAPKLTQRFNNDIRLKREDLQPVFSFKLRGAYNRISQLSAEQKARGVICASAGNHAQGVAYSARKLNLNNIIVMPTTTPDIKVDAVIALGGNVDLHGDSFDEANRYAINRAETEGLTYVPPYDDELVIAGQGTIALELSQQWRNMDYVFVAVGGGGLISGIAAFLGEVAPHVKVIAVEADQSACLKAALEAGERVKLEQVGLFVDGVAVAQIGELPFEVVRMQKSDDSGPLVEPEVITCSNDEVCAAIKDIFEENRSIVEPAGALSVAGMKKYIKAHGLNNKNCVGIICGANMNFDRLRYIAERTEIGEKKEAIFAVTIPEKTGAFLDFCRSLHGRNITEFNYRADNKLSPDSLDPAAIFVGIALKEGEAERQTISKQLAADGYTAYDLTDDEIAKSHIRHLIGGHAHVENEQLLKISFPERPGALLTFLEKLGDDFNITLFHYRNHGAAEGRVLVGLQASASNSRQLQDALLDIGYDCTVLNDNIGYQLFLK, from the coding sequence ATGTTGTCACGCTGGGTACGAGCCATTTTGCAAGCCACTGTTTATGATGTTGCCATTCAGACCCCACTTGAGCCTGCACCCAAATTAACTCAACGTTTCAACAATGACATTCGCCTAAAGCGCGAAGACTTGCAGCCTGTGTTTTCTTTTAAACTACGTGGCGCTTATAACCGTATTAGTCAATTGAGCGCTGAGCAAAAAGCGCGTGGCGTTATTTGTGCTTCGGCAGGCAATCATGCACAGGGCGTCGCCTACTCTGCTCGCAAGCTTAATTTGAATAACATTATCGTGATGCCGACCACTACTCCAGATATCAAAGTGGATGCGGTGATAGCGCTTGGCGGTAATGTCGATTTGCACGGTGACAGCTTTGATGAAGCCAATCGCTATGCCATTAATCGTGCCGAAACAGAGGGCTTGACCTACGTGCCACCTTACGATGATGAGCTAGTAATCGCAGGCCAAGGCACGATTGCGCTTGAGCTATCTCAGCAGTGGCGCAATATGGATTATGTCTTTGTGGCAGTAGGCGGTGGTGGTCTGATATCAGGCATAGCTGCATTTCTAGGTGAGGTTGCACCCCATGTCAAAGTCATCGCGGTAGAAGCTGATCAGTCTGCCTGTCTAAAAGCAGCACTTGAAGCGGGCGAGCGGGTCAAATTAGAACAAGTTGGTCTGTTTGTCGATGGCGTCGCGGTTGCCCAAATTGGCGAATTGCCCTTTGAGGTCGTGCGCATGCAAAAGAGCGATGATTCAGGGCCATTGGTAGAACCTGAGGTGATCACTTGTAGTAATGATGAAGTCTGCGCCGCTATCAAAGACATCTTTGAAGAGAACCGCAGCATCGTCGAGCCCGCAGGCGCATTGTCTGTCGCTGGTATGAAAAAGTATATTAAAGCGCACGGCTTAAATAATAAAAACTGCGTCGGTATCATTTGCGGTGCTAATATGAACTTTGATCGTTTGCGTTATATCGCTGAACGTACTGAGATCGGTGAGAAAAAAGAAGCGATCTTTGCCGTGACTATTCCTGAAAAGACAGGTGCATTTTTGGATTTCTGCCGTAGCCTGCATGGACGTAACATTACTGAATTTAACTATCGTGCCGATAATAAATTATCACCTGACTCTTTAGATCCTGCGGCTATCTTCGTTGGTATTGCTCTAAAAGAAGGTGAGGCAGAGCGACAAACGATCAGCAAGCAATTAGCAGCTGACGGTTATACCGCATATGACCTCACCGATGATGAAATCGCCAAATCCCATATCCGTCATCTGATAGGTGGTCATGCTCATGTCGAGAACGAGCAATTATTAAAAATATCTTTTCCTGAGCGTCCCGGTGCCCTACTGACCTTTTTGGAAAAACTTGGCGATGATTTTAATATTACTCTATTTCATTATCGCAACCACGGCGCAGCTGAGGGTCGTGTACTCGTTGGATTACAAGCTTCAGCAAGCAATTCACGCCAGCTACAAGATGCGCTACTCGATATAGGCTATGACTGTACGGTTCTCAATGACAATATTGGCTATCAGCTGTTTTTAAAATAA
- the rpiA gene encoding ribose-5-phosphate isomerase RpiA encodes MSDQNAQKQAAAKAALQYIEDDMILGVGTGSTVNCLIELLPTVRLAGAVASSQVTEDKLRALGIDIVDLNFAGTLDVYIDGADEVNSDLQLIKGGGGALTREKIVAAASNKFICMVDASKSVEVLGRAFPVPIEVLPQARSYVARQLVQLGGEPVYREDFVTDYGNVILDTYDLDVSDPIALEQQLNNIVGVVCNGIFAANQADVLLKASSSGVEILTP; translated from the coding sequence ATGAGCGATCAGAATGCCCAGAAGCAAGCTGCTGCTAAAGCTGCACTGCAGTATATCGAAGACGATATGATACTCGGTGTAGGCACAGGCAGTACCGTTAACTGTCTTATTGAACTGCTGCCGACCGTTAGGCTAGCAGGTGCGGTTGCCAGCTCGCAGGTGACCGAAGATAAACTGCGTGCATTAGGCATCGATATTGTCGATCTCAACTTTGCAGGTACATTAGATGTTTATATTGATGGCGCAGATGAGGTCAATAGCGATTTGCAACTTATCAAAGGCGGCGGCGGCGCATTGACTCGCGAAAAGATAGTAGCAGCTGCGTCTAATAAATTTATCTGTATGGTCGATGCTAGCAAGAGCGTTGAGGTGTTGGGGCGCGCGTTCCCTGTGCCCATTGAGGTACTACCACAGGCGCGCTCTTATGTCGCCCGTCAGCTGGTGCAACTGGGCGGTGAGCCTGTCTACCGTGAGGACTTTGTCACTGATTATGGCAATGTGATCTTAGATACTTATGATTTAGACGTCAGCGACCCAATCGCGCTTGAGCAGCAGTTGAATAATATCGTTGGGGTAGTCTGTAATGGTATTTTTGCCGCCAATCAAGCGGATGTGTTATTGAAGGCAAGTAGCTCCGGGGTTGAGATTTTGACGCCCTAA
- the argF gene encoding ornithine carbamoyltransferase, whose translation MSLRHFLTLSDLSKKELEDLIKRASVLRKMQHAGEVYQPFVGRTLGMIFEKSSTRTRISFETGMGQFGGSAIFLSPNDTQLGRGEPLEDSARVISSMVDIIMIRTFGHEKVETFAEYSSVPIINALTDDFHPCQLLADMQTYYEHRGSIENKTVTWVGDGNNMCASFMQAAHQFGFELRVAAPYGFEPDAALMKRFAHCVSLVPNVQDAAKDSNLIVTDVWASMGQESEQNTRARRFAPYQVTPSLLDRADPDVVFMHCLPAHRGEEISHDMLDDPRSVVWDEAENRLHAQKALMEFLLKDKIKLA comes from the coding sequence ATGAGCTTGCGCCATTTTTTGACTTTATCTGATTTGAGTAAAAAAGAACTAGAAGACCTAATCAAACGAGCCAGCGTACTACGTAAAATGCAACACGCTGGCGAGGTTTATCAGCCTTTTGTTGGGCGTACGCTGGGGATGATATTTGAGAAATCCTCTACGCGTACCCGCATCTCCTTTGAGACGGGCATGGGTCAGTTCGGCGGTAGCGCGATATTCTTATCGCCTAATGATACTCAGCTCGGTCGCGGTGAGCCATTAGAAGACTCAGCTCGCGTCATATCTAGCATGGTTGATATTATTATGATCCGCACCTTTGGGCATGAAAAGGTAGAAACCTTTGCTGAGTATTCAAGTGTTCCTATTATCAACGCGCTAACGGATGATTTTCATCCCTGTCAGCTACTCGCTGATATGCAAACTTATTATGAACATCGTGGCAGTATCGAAAATAAAACCGTCACTTGGGTTGGTGATGGCAATAATATGTGCGCCTCCTTTATGCAAGCAGCACACCAGTTTGGCTTTGAGCTACGAGTAGCTGCGCCCTACGGGTTTGAGCCTGATGCGGCACTAATGAAGCGTTTCGCGCATTGCGTGAGCTTAGTGCCCAATGTGCAAGATGCTGCAAAAGACTCTAATTTAATTGTCACTGACGTTTGGGCAAGCATGGGTCAAGAGTCTGAGCAAAATACCCGCGCCCGTCGTTTTGCACCTTATCAAGTGACCCCATCGTTATTAGACAGAGCCGATCCTGATGTCGTGTTTATGCACTGCTTGCCTGCCCATCGCGGAGAAGAGATCTCCCACGATATGCTCGATGATCCACGCTCAGTGGTTTGGGATGAAGCGGAAAACCGCCTGCATGCTCAAAAGGCATTGATGGAGTTTTTATTAAAGGATAAAATTAAGCTGGCTTAG